AAAAGAATGATATATTAGAAGTTTATATAGACGAAGTAGAGTTTCCGAGCAAAGGAATAGCAAAAGTAGGAGATAATAATATACTTATCAAGAATGCTATAAAAGGCCAAAAAGTCAAAATAAGAATTACAAAGAAAAGAAAGGATAAAATTGAAGGAAAGATATTAGAAGTTTTAGAAAGAGCACCTATGGAAAAAGAACCATTTTGTAAGCATTTTGGCATATGTGGAGGATGTTCATATCAGACAATTTCATATAATGACCAGCTAAATATGAAGAGCGATCAAGTATTAAAGCTATTAAAGGATGCAGAGATTGGTGATTTTGAATATCTAGGAATCGAACCAAGTCCCATAGAATACGACTATAGAAATAAAATGGAGTTTACTTTTGGTGATGTGGAAAAGGGCGGAGAGTTAACTCTTGGTATGCATCAAAAAGGCAAGTTTTATGAGATAGTTACAGTAGACGGCTGTAAGATAGTGGATGAAGATTTTATAAAAGTACTGACCAATATTCTAGGCTATTTCAAAGAAAAAGGTGTAGCACTATATAATAAAAGGAGCCATGAAGGTGTACTTAGACATTTAGTAGTTAGAAAGGCTATGAAGACAGGAGAGCTTCTGATTAATTTAGTGACTTCATCACAACAACAGTTAAATCTTAATGAACTTATCGAGAGGCTTAAAGGAATTGATTTTCAGGGAGAGCTTGTAGGCTTCTTACACACTATAAATGACAATCTTTCGGATACAGTTCAAAGCGATGAGACAAGGGTATTGTTCGGAAGGGATTATATAATAGAAGAAATCCTAGGACTTAGATTTAAAATATCAGCATTTTCATTTTTCCAAACTAATACTTTAGGGGCAGAAAAGCTATATTCCATAGTTAGAGACTTTGCAGGAGATAAAAAAGATAAGCTTATATATGATCTATATTGTGGAACTGGTACAATAGCTCAAATCATGGCAGCTGTAGCTAGTAAAGTCATAGGTATAGAGATAGTAGAAGAAGCAGTAGAAGCAGCAAAGGAAAATGCAAAGCTAAATGGACTGGACAACTGCCACTTCATAGCAGGAGACGTAATGGAAAAGGTATCAGAGCTCAAAGAACAGCCTGACCTAATAATCCTTGACCCACCAAGAGATGGCATTCATCCAAAGGCTATACACAAAATAATAGACTTTGAACCAGAAGAATTCATCTATGTATCATGTAACCCAAGGTCTTTAGCGAGAGATTTGCCTATCTTTGAGGAAAGAGGGTATAAGGTAGAGAAGGTTAAATGTATGGATATGTTTCCGCATACGCCGCACGTTGAGGCAGCAATTCTGATGACATATTGTGGTTCTGGGAAGGAATAAGAGACTTTGACCACAACATATAGTGGTTTGAGGATGAAATTTGGGTCAAAAATTGGTGTAAAAACACCCTTTTTTGACCCCTTAAAATGGGCCATTTGACAGATGACATTGGATAATTAGAGATATAGGAAGAGTAAATGGTTAATTTTGGTTGATATTATGGTATGTGAAATATATACTAGAGGTGAAGATTTGTAGTATTATGTGCAACTAATAGGTATTAAATAAAAATTAAGAATTAATTTCAAAGGGGGTACAGACTATGATAAAAACAGTTAGCAAATTAGA
This window of the Proteiniborus sp. DW1 genome carries:
- the rlmD gene encoding 23S rRNA (uracil(1939)-C(5))-methyltransferase RlmD → MKKNDILEVYIDEVEFPSKGIAKVGDNNILIKNAIKGQKVKIRITKKRKDKIEGKILEVLERAPMEKEPFCKHFGICGGCSYQTISYNDQLNMKSDQVLKLLKDAEIGDFEYLGIEPSPIEYDYRNKMEFTFGDVEKGGELTLGMHQKGKFYEIVTVDGCKIVDEDFIKVLTNILGYFKEKGVALYNKRSHEGVLRHLVVRKAMKTGELLINLVTSSQQQLNLNELIERLKGIDFQGELVGFLHTINDNLSDTVQSDETRVLFGRDYIIEEILGLRFKISAFSFFQTNTLGAEKLYSIVRDFAGDKKDKLIYDLYCGTGTIAQIMAAVASKVIGIEIVEEAVEAAKENAKLNGLDNCHFIAGDVMEKVSELKEQPDLIILDPPRDGIHPKAIHKIIDFEPEEFIYVSCNPRSLARDLPIFEERGYKVEKVKCMDMFPHTPHVEAAILMTYCGSGKE